The proteins below are encoded in one region of Hordeum vulgare subsp. vulgare chromosome 3H, MorexV3_pseudomolecules_assembly, whole genome shotgun sequence:
- the LOC123443138 gene encoding GDSL esterase/lipase At5g45910-like isoform X1, with protein MAISRLSALVAALACCCLVRLAQCGGGGQNYTSMFSFGDSLTDTGNLLVSSPLSFNIVGRFPYGMTYFHRPTGRCSDGRLVVDFLAQAFGLPLLQPYLSRGKDVRQGVNFAVGGATAMDPPFFQGIGASDKLWTNLSLSVQLDWFDKLKPSLCSSPKNCKKYFSRSLFLVGEIGGNDYNYALFKGKTLDDAKSYVPTVSSAIIDATEFLLCSAGCALAAQRLIKGGAMHLVVPGNLPMGCSSAYLTLHPGRNSSDYDSVGCLKTYNEFAQRHNAMVQQKLQVLRLKYPKARIMYADYYGAAMSFAKNPKQFGFKQGPLKTCCGGGGPYNFNPTASCGVRGSSVCADPSAYANWDGVHLTEAAYHAIADSILHGPYTSPRLL; from the exons ATGGCGATCTCCCGGCTCTCCGCgctcgtcgccgccctcgcctgcTGCTGCCTCGTGCGGCTCGCCCaatgcggcggcggcgggcagaactacacctccatgttcagcttcGGCGACTCCCTGACCGACACCGGCAACCTGCTCGTGTCCAGCCCGCTCTCCTTCAACATCGTCGGCCGCTTCCCGTACGGCATGACCTACTTCCACCGCCCCACGGGACGCTGCTCCGACGGCCGCCTCGTCGTCGACTTCCTCG CGCAAGCGTTCGGGCTGCCGCTGCTGCAACCGTACCTGTCGCGCGGCAAGGACGTCCGGCAGGGCGTCAACTTCGCCGTGGGCGGCGCCACGGCCATGGATCCGCCCTTCTTCCAGGGGATCGGGGCGTCCGACAAGCTCTGGACCAACCTGTCGCTCAGCGTCCAGCTCGACTGGTTCGACAAGCTCAAGCCTTCACTCTGCAGCTCACCCAAAA ATTGCAAGAAGTATTTCAGCCGGTCGCTCTTCCTCGTGGGGGAGATTGGGGGAAACGACTACAACTACGCCTTGTTCAAGGGCAAGACCCTGGACGACGCCAAATCCTACGTGCCCACCGTCTCCTCCGCCATCATCGACGCAACCGAG TTCTTACTCTGCTCTGCTGGTTGTGCATTGGCGGCACAGAGGCTGATCAAGGGCGGCGCGATGCACCTGGTGGTGCCGGGGAACCTGCCGATGGGCTGCTCGTCGGCGTACCTGACCCTGCACCCCGGCAGGAACAGCAGCGACTACGACTCTGTCGGCTGCCTGAAGACGTACAACGAGTTCGCGCAGCGCCACAACGCCATGGTCCAGCAGAAGCTGCAGGTGCTCCGCCTCAAGTACCCCAAGGCCCGGATCATGTACGCCGACTACTACGGCGCGGCCATGTCCTTCGCCAAGAACCCCAAGCAGTTCG GGTTCAAGCAGGGGCCGCTGAAGACGtgctgcggcggcggggggccGTACAACTTCAACCCGACGGCCAGCTGCGGCGTGCGGGGGTCCAGCGTGTGCGCCGACCCGTCGGCGTACGCCAACTGGGACGGCGTCCACCTGACGGAGGCCGCCTACCACGCCATCGCCGACAGCATCCTCCACGGCCCCTACACCAGCCCCAGGCTGCTCTGA
- the LOC123443138 gene encoding GDSL esterase/lipase At5g45910-like isoform X2, with translation MAISRLSALVAALACCCLVRLAQCGGGGQNYTSMFSFGDSLTDTGNLLVSSPLSFNIVGRFPYGMTYFHRPTGRCSDGRLVVDFLAQAFGLPLLQPYLSRGKDVRQGVNFAVGGATAMDPPFFQGIGASDKLWTNLSLSVQLDWFDKLKPSLCSSPKNCKKYFSRSLFLVGEIGGNDYNYALFKGKTLDDAKSYVPTVSSAIIDATERLIKGGAMHLVVPGNLPMGCSSAYLTLHPGRNSSDYDSVGCLKTYNEFAQRHNAMVQQKLQVLRLKYPKARIMYADYYGAAMSFAKNPKQFGFKQGPLKTCCGGGGPYNFNPTASCGVRGSSVCADPSAYANWDGVHLTEAAYHAIADSILHGPYTSPRLL, from the exons ATGGCGATCTCCCGGCTCTCCGCgctcgtcgccgccctcgcctgcTGCTGCCTCGTGCGGCTCGCCCaatgcggcggcggcgggcagaactacacctccatgttcagcttcGGCGACTCCCTGACCGACACCGGCAACCTGCTCGTGTCCAGCCCGCTCTCCTTCAACATCGTCGGCCGCTTCCCGTACGGCATGACCTACTTCCACCGCCCCACGGGACGCTGCTCCGACGGCCGCCTCGTCGTCGACTTCCTCG CGCAAGCGTTCGGGCTGCCGCTGCTGCAACCGTACCTGTCGCGCGGCAAGGACGTCCGGCAGGGCGTCAACTTCGCCGTGGGCGGCGCCACGGCCATGGATCCGCCCTTCTTCCAGGGGATCGGGGCGTCCGACAAGCTCTGGACCAACCTGTCGCTCAGCGTCCAGCTCGACTGGTTCGACAAGCTCAAGCCTTCACTCTGCAGCTCACCCAAAA ATTGCAAGAAGTATTTCAGCCGGTCGCTCTTCCTCGTGGGGGAGATTGGGGGAAACGACTACAACTACGCCTTGTTCAAGGGCAAGACCCTGGACGACGCCAAATCCTACGTGCCCACCGTCTCCTCCGCCATCATCGACGCAACCGAG AGGCTGATCAAGGGCGGCGCGATGCACCTGGTGGTGCCGGGGAACCTGCCGATGGGCTGCTCGTCGGCGTACCTGACCCTGCACCCCGGCAGGAACAGCAGCGACTACGACTCTGTCGGCTGCCTGAAGACGTACAACGAGTTCGCGCAGCGCCACAACGCCATGGTCCAGCAGAAGCTGCAGGTGCTCCGCCTCAAGTACCCCAAGGCCCGGATCATGTACGCCGACTACTACGGCGCGGCCATGTCCTTCGCCAAGAACCCCAAGCAGTTCG GGTTCAAGCAGGGGCCGCTGAAGACGtgctgcggcggcggggggccGTACAACTTCAACCCGACGGCCAGCTGCGGCGTGCGGGGGTCCAGCGTGTGCGCCGACCCGTCGGCGTACGCCAACTGGGACGGCGTCCACCTGACGGAGGCCGCCTACCACGCCATCGCCGACAGCATCCTCCACGGCCCCTACACCAGCCCCAGGCTGCTCTGA